From a region of the Globicephala melas chromosome 19, mGloMel1.2, whole genome shotgun sequence genome:
- the CIC gene encoding protein capicua homolog isoform X2: MKPMKKACAGLPGSGSGGKSPPATRAKALRRRGAGEGDKPEEEDDEAQQQQPGPEEAEEGEEEAERGTEAEGLPPELHPDDPAPGPAEEPKGEGEAGRWEPSLSRKTATFKSRAPKKKYVEEHGAGSGSSGAAGAPEERARTPEEAGTPGVPPQPPTSARSSSTDTASEHSADLEDEPAEAGGLGPWPPGSTSGGYDLRQLRSQRVLARRGDGLFLPAVVRQVRRSQDLGVQFPGDRALTFYEGAPGSGVDVVLDATPPPAALVVGTAVCTCVEPGVAAYRAGVVVEVAAKPAAYKVRFSPGPSSQPGPAATPPQPPQREPEDAVWVARSSLRLLRPPWEPEALPRKPPAGPEEGQAEPGAALPPCPAALDLKQPEDAEVSKISFGGHLGACEEGEEKHPPALGTPALLPLPPPQLLSPPPKSPAFAGPGRPGEQPSPCQEGSQGGSRSSSVASLEKGAAPATRARTPLTAAQQKYKKGDVVCTPNGIRKKFNGKQWRRLCSRDGCMKESQRRGYCSRHLSMRTKEMEGLADSGPGGAGRPAGVAAREGSTEFDWGDETSRDSEASSVAARGDSRPRLVAPADLSRFEFDECEAAVMLVSLGSSRSGTPSFSPVSTQSPFSPAPSPSPSPLFGFRPANFSPINASPVIQRTAVRSRHLSASTPKAGVLTPPDLGPHPPPPAPRERHSSGILPTFQTNLTFTVPISPGRRKTELLPHPGALGAPGAAGGGAAPDFPKSDSLDSGVDSVSHTPTPSTPAGFRAVSPAVPFSRSRQPSPLLLLPPPAGLTSDPGPSVRRVPAVQRDSPVIVRNPDVPLPSKFPGEVGAGSEARAGGPGRGCRETPVPPGMASGKPGLPPPLPAPVPITVPPAAPTAVAQPMPTFGLASSPFQPVAFHPSPAALLPVLVPSSYTSHPAPKKEVIMGRPGTVWTNVEPRSVAVFPWHSLVPFLAPSQPDPSVQPSEAQQPASHLVASNQSKEPAESAAVAHEQPPGGTGNADPGRPPGATCPESPGPGPPHTLGVVEPGKGPLPTTEEEAPGPPGEPRLDSETESDHDDAFLSIMSPEIQLPLPPGKRRTQSLSALPKERDSSSEKDGRSPNKREKDHIRRPMNAFMIFSKRHRALVHQRHPNQDNRTVSKILGEWWYALGPKEKQKYHDLAFQVKEAHFKAHPDWKWCNKDRKKSSSEAKPTSLGLAGGHKEPRERSMSETGTAAAPGVSSELLSVTAQTLLSSDTKAPGSSSCGAERLHTVGGPGSARPRAFSHSGVHSLDGGEVDSQALQELTQMVSGPASYSGPKPSTQYGAPGPFAAPGEGGTLAASGRPPLLPTRASRSQRAASEDMTSDEERMVICEEEGDDDVIADDGFSTTDIDLKCKERVTDSESGDSSGEDPEGSKGFGRKVFSPVIRSSFTHCRPSLDPEPPGPPDPPAGFGKGYGPTPSSSSSPASSSASAATSFPLGSGTFKAQESGQGSTTGPLRPPPPGTGGPATPKATRFLPTDPATFRRKRPESVGGLEPPGPSVIAAPPSGGGSVLQTLVLPSNKEEREGSGARMPSAPAPSLAYGAPAAPLSRPAATMVTNVVRPVSSTPVPIASKPFPTSGRAEASPNDTAGARTETVTGSRAPGGSPLGVSLVYSDKKSGAATSTASHLVAGPLLGTVGKAPATVTNLLVGAPGYGAPAPPAVQFIAQGGPGSGTAAGSGAGAGSGPNGPMPLGILQPGPLGKAGGITQVQYILPTLPQQLQVAPAPAPAPGTKAAAPSGPAPTTSIRFTLPPGTSTNGKVLAATAPTPGIPILQSVPSAPPPKAQSVSPVQAPPPGGSAQLLPGKVLVPLATPSMSVRGGGAGQPLPLVSPPFSVPVQNGAQPPSKIIQLTPVPVSTPSGLVPPLSPATLPGPASQPQKVLLPSSTRITYVQSAGGHALPLGTSPASSQAGTVTSYGPTSSVALGFTSLGPSGPAFVQPLLSGQAPLLAPGQVGVSPVPSPQLPPTCAAPSGPVITAFYPGSPVPTSSAPLAQPSQAPPGLVYTVATNTTPPAATILPKGPPAPATATPAPTSPFPSATGSMTYSLVAPKAQRPTPKAPQKVKAAIASIPVGSFEAGAPGRPGPASRQPLEPGPAREPPASESELEGRPTTPAPPLPPETWAPPARSSPPPPPPAEERTSAKGPETMVSLNPVSSISLPSSPQASKFPSSSSDWRVPGLGLESRGEPPTPPSPAPAPAPAPGSSGSSSEGSSGRAAGDTPERKEAASVGKKVKVRPPPLKKTFDSVDNRVLSEVDFEERFAELPEFRPEEVLPSPTLQSLATSPRAILGSYRKKRKNSTDLDSAPEDPTSPKRKMRRRSSCSSEPNTPKSAKCEGDIFTFDRTGTEAEDVLGELEYEKVPYSSLRRTLDQRRALVMQLFQDHGFFPSAQATAAFQARYADIFPSKVCLQLKIREVRQKIMQAATPTEQPPGAEAPLPGPPPTVTAAAPVPTPSPAGGPDPTSPGSDSGTAPAAPPLPPPPEPGPGQPGWEGPPQPSPPPSGPSTAATGR, translated from the exons ATGAAACCAATGAAGAAGGCGTGCGCTGGCCTCCCAGGTTCTGGCAGCGGTGGCAAGTCCCCCCCAGCCACCAGGGCCAAGGCCCTGAGGCggcgaggggctggggagggtgaCAAGCcagaggaggaagatgatgaGGCTCAGCAGCAGCAGCCGGGGCCAGAAGAGGCTGAGGAGGGTGAGGAGGAGGCCGAGCGGGGCACAGAGGCTGAAGGGCTGCCCCCAGAGCTGCACCCCGACGACCCGGCCCCAGGCCCAGCCGAGGAacccaagggggagggggaggcaggccGCTGGGAGCCCTCACTCAGCCGAAAGACGGCCACGTTCAAGTCACGAGCGCCCAAGAAGAAGTATGTGGAGGAGCATGGGGCCGGCAGTGGCAGCAGTGGGGCGGCTGGTGCCCCTGAAGAGCGGGCACGGACCCCCGAGGAGGCGGGCACCCCGGGGGTGCCTCCGCAGCCACCCACCTCTGCCCGCTCCTCCTCCACCGACACAGCCAGCGAGCACTCGGCCGACCTGGAAGATGAGCCGGCCGAAGCTGGTGGTTTAGGTCCCTGGCCCCCTGGCAGCACCAGCGGTGGCTATGACCTGCGGCAGCTGCGGTCCCAGCGGGTGCTGGCTCGGCGTGGGGACGGTCTCTTCCTGCCGGCTGTGGTGCGCCAGGTGCGCCGAAGCCAGGACCTGGGTGTGCAGTTCCCTGGGGACCGGGCCCTGACTTTCTACGAGGGGGCACCTGGCAGTGGTGTGGATGTGGTTTTGGATGCCACGCCACCGCCGGCTGCGCTGGTGGTGGGCACAGCGGTCTGTACCTGTGTGGAGCCCGGTGTGGCTGCCTACCGTgccggggtggtggtggaggtggccGCCAAGCCAGCTGCCTACAAGGTCCGCTTCAGCCctggccccagctcccagccGGGCCCGGCGGCCACCCCGCCGCAGCCGCCGCAGCGTGAGCCCGAGGACGCGGTGTGGGTGGCCCGCTCCAGCCTGCGCCTGCTGCGGCCCCCGTGGGAGCCCGAAGCCCTGCCGAGGAAGCCCCCGGCGGGTCCTGAGGAGGGACAGGCCGAGCCGGGGGCTGCCCTTCCCCCCTGCCCTGCTGCCCTGGACCTCAAGCAGCCCGAGGATGCCGAGGTCTCCAAGATCAGCTTTGGTGGCCACCTGGGGGCTTGCGAGGAGGGTGAGGAGAAGCACCCGCCAGCCCTGGGCACCCCGGCCCTGCTCCCACTGCCCCCGCCCCAGCTCCTGTCACCGCCACCCAAGTCCCCAGCCTTCGCCGGCCCAGGCCGCCCTGGCGAGCAGCCCTCGCCCTGCCAGGAGGGGAGCCAGGGTGGCAGCCGCAGCAGCAGCGTGGCCTCCCTGGAGAAGGGGGCTGCACCGGCCACCCGGGCCCGCACGCCACTGACAGCAGCCCAGCAGAAATACAAGAAGGGAGACGTGGTCTGCACACCCAATGGAATTCGAAAGAAATTCAATGGCAAGCAGTGGCGACGGCTGTGCTCGAGAGATGGCTGCATGAAGGAGTCCCAGCGGCGGGGCTACTGCTCCCGCCACCTGTCCATGCGAACCAAGGAGATGGAGGGCCTGGCGGACAGTGGCCCAGGTGGGGCTGGGCGGCCAGCTGGTGTGGCGGCCCGTGAGGGCAGCACCGAGTTCGACTGGGGTGATGAGACGTCTCGGGACAGTGAGGCCAGCAGCGTGGCAGCCCGGGGAGACTCACGCCCACGCCTGGTGGCCCCTGCTGACCTGTCACGCTTTGAGTTCGATGAGTGTGAAGCGGCTGTGATGCTGGTGTCACTGGGCAGCTCTCGCTCGGGCACACCCTCCTTCTCCCCCGTCTCTACGCAGTCACCTTTCTCGCCGGCCCcgtcaccctcaccctcaccacTCTTCGGCTTCCGCCCTGCCAACTTCAGCCCCATCAACGCCTCGCCAGTCATCCAACGCACTGCTGTTCGCAGTCGCCACCTGAGCGCCAGCACCCCTAAGGCAGGCGTGCTGACGCCGCCAGACCTGggccctcacccacccccacctgccccccgAGAGCGCCATTCCTCTGGCATCCTACCTACCTTCCAGACCAACCTGACCTTTACTGTGCCCATCAGCCCTGGGCGACGGAAGACAGAGCTGCTGCCCCACCCAGGGGCGTTGGGGGCCCCTGGTGCAGCAGGCGGAGGAGCCGCCCCAGACTTCCCCAAGAGTGACAGCTTAGACTCTGGTGTGGATTCGGTGTCCCACACACCTACACCCTCCACACCGGCTGGCTTCCGTGCTGTGTCGCCCGCCGTGCCCTTCTCCCGCTCCCGCCAGCCCTCGCCGTTGCTGCTGTTGCCCCCACCTGCCGGCCTCACCTCGGATCCTGGGCCTTCCGTGCGCAGGGTGCCTGCCGTGCAGCGGGACTCACCCGTCATCGTCCGCAACCCCGACGTGCCGCTGCCCTCCAAATTCCCTGGGGAGGTGGGCGCTGGCAGTGAGGCACGGGCTGGGGGACCTGGGCGGGGCTGCCGAGAGACTCCGGTGCCGCCCGGGATGGCCAGTGGGAAGCCTGGCCTGCCTCCACCTCTGCCGGCCCCCGTGCCCATCACTGTGCCTCCAGCTGCGCCGACGGCCGTGGCCCAGCCGATGCCCACCTTTGGCCTGGCTTCCTCGCCCTTCCAGCCGGTGGCCTTCCACCCCTCACCTGCTGCCCTGTTGCCCGTCCTGGTGCCCAGCAGCTACACCAGCCATCCTGCCCCAAAAAAGGAAGTCATCATGGGCCGGCCTGGGACAG TGTGGACGAACGTGGAACCTCGCTCTGTGGCCGTGTTCCCCTGGCATTCCTTAGTCCCCTTCCTGGCCCCCAGCCAGCCTGACCCCTCCGTGCAGCCAAGTGAGGCCCAGCAACCTGCTAGCCACCTAGTGGCCTCCAACCAGAGCAAAG AGCCTGCTGAGTCGGCAGCTGTTGCTCACGAGCAGCCACCAGGCGGGACGGGGAATGCTGACCCCGGGCGGCCCCCTGGAGCTACATGCCCTGAGAGCCCAGGGCCCGGACCCCCCCACACTTTGGGGGTGGTGGAACCTGGAAAGGGCCCCCTTCCCACGACGGAGGAGGAGGCCCCTGGTCCTCCAGGAGAGCCCCGGCTGGACAGTGAGACAGAGAGTGACCACGACGATGC CTTCCTCTCCATCATGTCTCCTGAGATCCAGTTGCCTCTGCCGCCTGGGAAACGCCGGACGCAGTCCCTCAGCGCCCTGCCCAAGGAACGAGACTCATCTTCAGAGAAGGATGGACGCAGCCCCAACAAG AGGGAGAAGGACCATATCCGGCGGCCCATGAATGCCTTCATGATCTTCAGCAAGCGGCACCGGGCCCTGGTCCACCAGCGTCACCCCAACCAGGACAACCGGACCGTCAGTAAGATCCTGGGCGAGTGGTGGTACGCTCTGGGGCCCAAGGAGAAGCAGAAGTACCACGACCTGGCCTTCCAG GTGAAAGAGGCCCACTTTAAGGCCCACCCAGACTGGAAGTGGTGCAACAAGGACCGGAAGAAGTCCAGCTCAGAGGCCAAGCCTACAAGCCTGGGGCTGGCAGGGGGGCACAAGGAGCCAAGGGAGCGGAGCATGTCGGAGACAGGCACCGCCGCTGCCCCTGGAG TGTCCTCGGAGCTCCTGTCCGTCACAGCCCAGACGCTCTTGAGCTCGGACACCAAGGCTCCGGGGAGCAGCTCCTGTGGGGCAGAACGTCTGCACACAGTCGGCGGACCTGGCTCAGCCCGGCCCCGAGCCTTCTCCCACAGCGGGGTCCACAGCCTGGATGGCGGGGAAGTAGACAGCCAGGCACTACAGGAACTGACTCAG ATGGTGTCTGGCCCTGCATCCTACTCTGGCCCAAAGCCTTCCACCCAGTATGGGGCTCCAGGCCCCTTTGCGGCCCCCGGTGAGGGAGGCACTCTGGCAGCCAGTGGGCGGCCCCCACTGCTGCCCACCCGGGCCTCCCGTTCCCAGCGTGCAGCCAGTGAGGACATGACCAGTGACGAGGAACGCATGGTCATCTGTGAGGAGGAAGGGGATGATGATGTCATTG CTGACGATGGCTTCAGCACCACTGACATTGACCTCAAGTGCAAGGAGCGGGTGACCGACAGCGAGAGCGGAGACAGCTCTGGGGAGGACCCAGAGGGCAGCAAG GGATTTGGTCGGAAGGTGTTCTCGCCTGTGATCCGTTCCTCCTTTACTCACTGCCGTCCATCGCTGGACCCTGAGCCCCCAGGGCCCCCAGATCCACCTGCCGGCTTCGGCAAAGGCTACGGGCCCACCCCATCCTCCTCATCCTCGCCTGCCTCCTCCTCGGCCTCAGCAGCCACCTCCTTCCCGCTGGGCTCAGGGACCTTCAAGGCCCAGGAGTCAGGTCAGGGCAGCACAACAGGTCCCCTACGGCCCCCACCCCCTGGAACTGGGGGCCCAGCAACGCCTAAGGCCACCCGGTTTCTCCCCACGGATCCTGCCACCTTCCGGCGCAAGAGACCTGAAAGCGTGGGGGGCCTGGAGCCACCAGGCCCCTCAGTCATTGCGGCACCTCCCAGCGGGGGAGGAAGTGTTCTGCAGACACTGGTCCTGCCCTCAAACAAGGAGGAACGGGAGGGCAGCGGAGCTCGCATGCCCTCGGCCCCAGCCCCGTCGCTGGCCTATGGGGCCCCAGCAGCCCCCCTGTCCCGCCCGGCCGCCACCATGGTCACCAATGTGGTGCGGCCTGTCAGCAGCACTCCTGTGCCCATCGCCTCTAAGCCTTTCCCCACTTCTGGCCGGGCAGAAGCGTCTCCAAATGACACGGCCGGTGCCAGGACTGAGACAGTCACTGGGTCCCGGGCGCCTGGGGGCTCCCCACTGGGCGTCAGCTTAGTGTATTCAGACAAGAAGTCGGGAGCAGCCACCTCAACAGCCTCACATCTGGTGGCTGGACCCCTACTGGGCACTGTGGGGAAGGCGCCTGCCACTGTCACCAACCTGCTGGTGGGCGCCCCGGGCTATGGGGCCCCAGCGCCCCCAGCTGTCCAGTTCATTGCCCAGGGGGGCCCTGGCAGCGGGACGGCTGCGGGCTCAGGAGCAGGTGCTGGGAGTGGGCCCAATGGGCCAATGCCCCTGGGCATCCTGCAGCCAGGTCCCCTGGGCAAGGCTGGGGGAATCACCCAGGTGCAGTATATTCTGCCCACGCTGCCCCAGCAACTTCAAGTGGCGCCTGCCCCAGCACCAGCCCCTGGGACCAAGGCAGCGGCTCCCAGCGGCCCTGCACCCACCACCAGCATCCGTTTCACCCTCCCGCCGGGCACCTCCACCAACGGCAAAGTCCTGGCTGCCACCGCACCCACTCCTGGCATCCCCATCCTGCAGTCCGTaccctccgccccgcccccgaaag CCCAGTCAGTTTCTCCTGtgcaggccccgcccccgggtGGCTCAGCCCAGCTGCTACCTGGGAAGGTACTAGTGCCCTTGGCCACCCCTAGCATGTCAGTGCGGGGAGGAGGGGCCGGCCAGCCGCTGCCCCTGGTGAGCCCACCCTTCTCAGTACCTGTGCAGAACGGTGCTCAGCCACCCAGCAAG ATCATCCAGCTAACTCCGGTGCCTGTGAGCACACCCAGCGGCCTGGTGCCGCCCCTCAGCCCGGCCACGCTCCCCGGACCCGCCTCTCAGCCTCAGAAGGTTCTGCTGCCCTCCTCCACCAG GATCACCTACGTGCAGTCAGCAGGCGGGCATGCGCTGCCCCTGGGTACCAGTCCTGCCTCCAGTCAGGCTGGAACAGTCACCTCGTACGGACCCACGAGCTCAGTAGCCCTAGGCTTCACCTCGCTGGGGCCCAGCGGCCCCGCCTTCGTGCAGCCCCTGCTTTCAG GCCAAGCCCCATTGCTGGCTCCTGGCCAGGTGGGCGTGTCACCCGTGCCCAGCCCCCAGCTGCCTCCCACCTGCGCAGCCCCCAGTGGTCCCGTCATCACAGCGTTTTACCCTGGCAGCCCCGTACCCACCTCCTCAGCACCCCTGGCCCAGCCATCCCAGGCTCCCCCAGGCCTGGTCTACACCGTGGCCACCAACACCACCCCACCTGCTGCCACCATCCTGCCCAAGGGCCCACCGGCCCCCGCCACTGCCACCCCGGCCCCTACCAGCCCTTTTCCTAGTGCCACAG GCTCCATGACCTACAGTTTAGTGGCCCCCAAGGCCCAGCGGCCCACCCCCAAGGCCCCCCAGAAAGTGAAGGCGGCCATCGCCAGCATTCCTGTGGGCTCCTTTGAGGCAGGTGCCCCTGGGCGGCCAGGCCCTGCGTCCCGGCAGCCGTTGGAGCCCGGCCCAGCTCGTGAGCCCCCTGCATCTGAGTCAGAGCTTGAGGGGCGGCCAACAACACCAGCCCCTCCGCTGCCCCCAGAGACCTGGGCTCCCCCGGCCCGGAGCAGTCCCCCGCCGCCCCCACCTGCTGAGGAGCGGACCAGTGCCAAGGGCCCTGAGACCATG GTGAGTCTGAACCCAGTGTCCTCCATCTCCCTGCCATCCTCACCCCAGGCCAGCAAATTCCCCAGCTCATCTTCAGACTGGCGTGTCCCCGGGCTGGGCCTGGAGAGCCGAGGGgagcctcccacccctcccagcccgGCCCcggctccagccccagcccctggtagcagcggcagcagcagtgAGGGCAGCAGTGGGAGGGCAGCTGGGGACACCCCCGAGCGCAAGGAGGCGGCTAGTGTCGGCAAGAAGGTCAAGGTGCGGCCCCCGCCCCTGAAGAAGACCTTTGACTCTGTGGACAA CAGGGTCCTGTCGGAGGTGGACTTCGAAGAGCGCTTTGCTGAGCTGCCCGAGTTTCGGCCTGAGGAGGTGTTGCCCTCGCCCACCCTGCAGTCTCTGGCCACCTCACCCCGGGCCATCCTGGGCTCCTACCGCAAGAAGAGGAAGAACTCCACTG ACCTGGACTCGGCCCCCGAGGACCCCACCTCGCCCAAGCGTAAGATGAGGAGACGCTCCAGTTGCAGCTCGGAGCCCAACACCCCCAAGAGTGCCAAGTGCGAGGGGGACATCTTCACTTTTGACCGTACAG GTACAGAAGCTGAGGATGTGCTCGGGGAGCTGGAATACGAGAAGGTGCCCTACTCGTCGCTGCGGCGCACCCTGGACCAGCGCCGGGCCCTCGTCATGCAGCTCTTCCAGGACCATGGCTTCTTCCCATCAG CCCAGGCCACGGCAGCCTTCCAGGCCCGCTATGCAGACATCTTCCCCTCTAAGGTCTGTCTGCAGCTGAAGATCCGTGAGGTGCGCCAGAAGATCATGCAGGCGGCCACTCCCACGGAGCAGCCCCCGGGAGCCGAGGCCCCCCTCCCTGGACCGCCCCCCACTGTCACTGCTGCTGCCCctgtccccactcccagccctgctgGGGGCCCTGACCCCACCTCACCTGGCTCGGACTCTGGCACGGCCCCGGCTGCCCCGCCATTGCCTCCGCCCCCAGAGCCGGGGCCCGGACAGCCTGGCTGGGAGGGGCCCCCCCAACCCTCACCACCCCCCTCTGGTCCCTCCACAGCTGCCACAGGCAGGTGA